The Gammaproteobacteria bacterium genome window below encodes:
- a CDS encoding amino-acid N-acetyltransferase has product MPKDSTFQLESFRQATPYIYAHRSKTFVLYISDALLAKDNRASLIHDLALVHTLGVKLILVLGLRTFIDKKLGKQSASSFENNWRITNAKTLDTIKEVAGCVKTDIEALFSIGLVNTPMSGMKLNVVSGNYVRAKPVGVRNGTDYQHTGEVRSIAAEEIQKQLDANNIVLMLPLGYSKTGDVFNLTSMEVAKHAACALQSEKLILMLDKFSVPGKKKQSDNHFNVNEAKELAKKLPNTKQLLKDYLGIAVQACLENVKRVHLLDASKPGALLEELYTLDGVATLVTAETYDEIRPATINDVGGITELIQPLIDKGALVSRTREQLELEIESFDVIERDGMVLACGALQIYAQESAAEVACLAVHPEYQSNGRGSKMLTHLEKKSTAAGVNLLFVLTTQTSHWFREHGFKTSKIESLPMKKRALYNYQRNSKAYSKAV; this is encoded by the coding sequence GTGCCAAAAGATTCCACATTTCAGCTAGAGAGTTTTCGACAAGCTACGCCATATATATATGCGCATCGTAGTAAAACGTTTGTGCTCTACATAAGTGATGCTTTATTAGCAAAAGACAACCGAGCTTCACTTATACATGATCTGGCACTCGTACATACCTTAGGCGTAAAGCTAATTTTAGTGTTAGGTCTACGCACGTTTATAGATAAAAAACTTGGCAAACAATCTGCTAGTTCATTTGAGAATAATTGGCGCATTACCAATGCAAAAACATTGGATACCATTAAAGAGGTTGCAGGATGCGTCAAAACAGACATAGAAGCACTATTTTCTATTGGTCTGGTCAATACACCTATGTCTGGAATGAAGCTGAATGTTGTCAGCGGTAACTATGTGCGTGCCAAACCGGTAGGTGTGCGCAATGGCACAGACTACCAACACACGGGCGAAGTACGCAGCATTGCCGCAGAAGAAATTCAGAAACAATTAGATGCAAACAATATTGTATTAATGTTGCCCTTAGGCTATTCGAAAACGGGAGATGTTTTTAATTTAACCAGTATGGAAGTAGCAAAGCATGCAGCGTGTGCATTGCAAAGTGAAAAACTGATTCTTATGCTAGATAAATTTAGCGTACCTGGAAAAAAGAAACAAAGTGACAATCACTTCAATGTAAATGAAGCTAAAGAGCTAGCTAAAAAATTACCGAATACCAAACAATTACTTAAAGACTATCTAGGTATAGCTGTGCAAGCTTGTTTAGAAAACGTAAAACGAGTGCATTTGCTAGATGCTTCTAAACCTGGCGCGCTGCTAGAAGAGCTCTACACCCTAGATGGTGTGGCTACCTTAGTAACTGCAGAAACCTATGACGAAATTCGACCGGCAACCATCAATGATGTCGGTGGAATTACTGAACTCATTCAACCACTCATAGACAAAGGTGCATTAGTGTCACGTACACGTGAGCAGCTTGAATTAGAAATTGAGAGTTTTGATGTCATTGAGAGAGATGGCATGGTGCTAGCGTGTGGCGCTCTACAAATTTATGCGCAAGAAAGTGCAGCAGAAGTAGCCTGCCTTGCCGTGCACCCAGAATACCAATCTAACGGAAGAGGCAGCAAAATGCTGACCCATTTAGAAAAAAAGTCCACAGCAGCTGGGGTCAATCTGCTCTTTGTGCTCACCACACAAACCTCTCATTGGTTTCGTGAGCATGGCTTTAAAACCTCCAAAATAGAGTCCCTACCCATGAAAAAGAGGGCTTTATACAACTATCAGCGAAATTCAAAGGCCTATAGCAAAGCGGTATAG
- a CDS encoding metal-dependent hydrolase: MFLAHMPAGYLASKLLVAQFCLDPPKTKWLLFLGLLGSIFPDLDMFYFYLIDNRQHGHHSYWTHIPFYWVCLLAVSYTIAAFLKSRFLVASATVFIGCILLHLSLDTFAGGGIKWLYPFQNSYINIFSIPARQNYWVWNYILHWTALVELSIIFFAAVTFWKTDGQSYRRLRR; this comes from the coding sequence ATGTTTTTGGCACATATGCCGGCTGGCTATCTAGCAAGCAAACTCCTAGTTGCGCAATTTTGTTTAGATCCACCTAAAACAAAATGGTTACTGTTCTTGGGTTTATTAGGGAGCATATTTCCAGACCTGGACATGTTCTATTTTTATTTGATCGATAATAGACAACATGGTCATCACAGTTATTGGACACACATCCCTTTTTATTGGGTTTGTTTACTAGCGGTTAGTTACACAATAGCAGCCTTTCTTAAATCACGATTTCTTGTAGCTTCTGCAACAGTATTTATTGGCTGCATCTTGTTGCATTTGTCACTCGATACATTTGCCGGTGGTGGCATCAAGTGGTTATACCCTTTTCAAAATTCATATATCAACATTTTTTCCATACCTGCTCGACAAAACTACTGGGTGTGGAATTACATATTACATTGGACTGCATTAGTTGAGCTCAGCATCATTTTTTTTGCAGCCGTAACTTTCTGGAAAACAGATGGGCAGTCCTATCGACGCCTAAGGAGATAA
- the sucD gene encoding succinate--CoA ligase subunit alpha: protein MTIMIDENTKVLVQGFTGKIGTFHAEEMIEYGTKVVGGVTPGKGGQTHMGLPVFNTVKDAVASTGAEASIVFVPGGYAADGIMEAADGGIKTCVSITDGIPAQDMMRVKRYMYRYKKEDRMRLTGPNCAGSISPGKCLLGIMPGHIYETGNVGVVARSGTLGYEAASQMKALGIGISTSIGIGGDPINGSSHKDILELFEADPETKAVMMIGEIGGPQEAEAAEYFKEHMTKPLVAYIAGLTAPKGRRMGHAGAIVSGKGESAAEKVEMLEEAGVIVAPNPSELGSTMERVMKDIS, encoded by the coding sequence ATGACAATAATGATTGATGAAAATACTAAAGTTCTTGTTCAAGGTTTTACTGGCAAAATCGGAACCTTTCACGCTGAAGAAATGATTGAGTACGGTACCAAAGTGGTGGGTGGTGTTACTCCTGGAAAAGGTGGTCAAACACACATGGGATTACCTGTGTTTAATACAGTTAAAGATGCCGTAGCAAGCACCGGTGCCGAAGCTAGTATCGTATTTGTTCCAGGTGGCTATGCTGCAGATGGAATTATGGAAGCTGCCGATGGAGGGATTAAAACTTGTGTTTCCATCACGGATGGAATTCCCGCTCAAGACATGATGCGTGTTAAACGTTATATGTATCGCTACAAAAAAGAAGATCGTATGCGCCTAACCGGCCCTAACTGTGCTGGTAGCATCAGCCCAGGAAAATGTTTATTGGGCATTATGCCTGGCCATATTTATGAAACCGGAAATGTGGGAGTAGTTGCGCGTTCTGGCACACTCGGCTATGAAGCTGCATCACAAATGAAAGCATTAGGCATCGGTATTAGCACCAGTATTGGTATCGGTGGCGACCCCATCAACGGAAGTTCACACAAGGATATCTTAGAGTTATTTGAAGCGGATCCTGAAACCAAAGCGGTGATGATGATTGGTGAAATTGGTGGCCCACAAGAAGCGGAAGCTGCCGAATACTTTAAAGAGCATATGACCAAACCTTTGGTTGCTTATATTGCAGGTTTAACTGCACCGAAAGGTCGTCGCATGGGTCACGCAGGCGCGATAGTTTCAGGCAAAGGTGAGAGTGCTGCGGAGAAAGTAGAAATGCTAGAAGAAGCAGGTGTTATTGTTGCGCCAAATCCATCTGAGCTAGGCTCAACGATGGAAAGAGTAATGAAAGACATCTCGTAG
- a CDS encoding PA2779 family protein, producing MTKFSHLAIVYVCVFALVFTHTMPAYAGMVGTNEILQEQYTDLKRENLYQILYQAEARSLLEQHGVTAEQAQERINSLTDEEIRVFAQNFEDLPAAGGIGGAAAILILVLLVIILALAK from the coding sequence ATGACTAAATTTTCACATTTAGCAATTGTTTATGTTTGTGTTTTTGCACTCGTATTTACTCACACTATGCCTGCATATGCAGGAATGGTTGGAACGAATGAAATATTGCAAGAGCAATATACTGATCTGAAAAGAGAGAATCTTTATCAAATTTTATATCAAGCTGAAGCGCGCAGTCTCTTAGAGCAACATGGCGTTACTGCAGAACAAGCACAAGAGCGTATTAACTCCTTAACCGATGAAGAAATAAGGGTATTTGCGCAGAATTTCGAAGATCTGCCTGCGGCAGGTGGAATAGGTGGTGCAGCTGCTATTTTGATATTAGTGTTGCTTGTAATTATTTTGGCGCTCGCTAAATAA
- a CDS encoding phosphoenolpyruvate carboxylase encodes MTDNDSPLSWTQLTKVATGSMIINPAASYEDELVELLYQQLLSVIRARQPDIEAYFNGQQDIRDCPTSKILYVLQTYGIWFQLLSIAEQNAMVQQRRQIEKEYNRDRVPGTFAYSFSSAEQKGISAEDIQTLLNNSLISPVITAHPTEAKRVTVLEVHRRIYVLLKQLELERWTPRERDDLANELRNEIDLLWLTGEIRLEKPSVGQEVTWGLHFFVESLFDGVKELYVELDRALEQAYPHYEFKVPPIFRFGSWIGGDRDGNPNVTHKVTASAIQTNAKACIKRYRQDIFELGSKLSIANHSVNVSENFTKVLQEKLGMLGETEAYSQRNPGEIFRQYLRYMLARIDATLKHINDPSKSKIAYHRAADLSADLYLLEQGLSDAKCGHLSDADVRPLRHMVDTFGFRTVSLDIRENTTVVNSVLAEIWQALHQKTHIDLPDPTSEEWNNWIVNQLTQPLRVVPRFDNLSKQAQSTLAMLEQVKYFQNKLDRKAFGVCVLSMTQTATDVLGVYLLAKYVGLFTDSDGLEACRIMIVPLLETIDDLENGPAVLEELLEHAFVRRTIKKFGGSQEVMVGYSDSNKDGGFLTSNWIISKAQSEIHAAGEKHKVPISFFHGRGGSVSRGGAPSGRAIAAQPVGTIDGRMRVTEQGEVVSYKYANRGFAEEQMEILASSVITHSLMSGKDPAYQSNSELDEVLEALSGTAYVAYRKLIEHPGLVDFYQQASPVEELTLMKIGSRPARRFGAASLDDLRAIPWVFAWTQNRLLVPGWYGVGSSLEQIIKIRGELGTDLLNKMYEKHPLFKLILDGAEKTLLLVDMEVAEKYCELVTNEEHRTQIFSDIKEEYELTKNNILKITGEDQLCDRFPNFKRHFYRRIESLNQVGIEQVELVKKFRSEGDEIQNIEDVLVPLLLSINCVAAGIGSTG; translated from the coding sequence ATGACTGACAACGACTCCCCGCTTTCCTGGACGCAACTTACCAAGGTTGCCACCGGCAGTATGATTATCAATCCTGCGGCATCCTATGAAGATGAATTAGTAGAGTTACTTTATCAACAACTACTAAGTGTTATTCGAGCGCGTCAACCTGATATCGAAGCTTATTTTAATGGTCAGCAAGATATTCGCGACTGCCCTACTTCAAAAATTCTATATGTCCTGCAAACCTATGGAATATGGTTCCAACTATTAAGCATTGCTGAACAAAATGCCATGGTGCAGCAACGTCGACAAATTGAAAAAGAATATAATCGTGATCGTGTACCTGGCACTTTTGCGTATTCCTTCTCAAGTGCTGAGCAAAAAGGTATTTCCGCAGAAGATATTCAAACCTTACTAAATAATAGTTTAATCAGCCCTGTAATCACAGCGCACCCTACAGAAGCGAAACGTGTAACGGTATTAGAAGTACATCGTCGAATCTATGTATTACTTAAACAGTTAGAACTCGAACGCTGGACCCCTAGAGAAAGAGATGACTTAGCTAATGAACTTCGCAACGAAATTGATTTACTTTGGTTAACGGGCGAAATTCGTTTAGAAAAGCCCAGTGTTGGACAAGAAGTAACTTGGGGCTTGCACTTTTTTGTTGAATCATTATTTGATGGTGTAAAAGAACTGTATGTAGAATTGGATCGCGCATTAGAACAAGCCTATCCTCATTATGAATTTAAAGTGCCTCCTATTTTCCGTTTTGGATCATGGATTGGCGGAGACCGTGATGGAAACCCAAATGTCACACATAAAGTTACTGCTTCCGCAATACAAACGAATGCTAAAGCATGCATTAAACGTTATCGGCAAGATATTTTTGAGCTTGGTTCTAAATTAAGTATTGCTAATCATTCAGTCAACGTTTCAGAAAACTTTACTAAAGTTTTACAAGAAAAACTTGGAATGCTGGGCGAAACAGAAGCCTATTCACAACGCAATCCAGGTGAAATATTTAGGCAGTACTTGCGTTACATGTTGGCCAGAATTGATGCGACCTTGAAGCATATTAATGATCCAAGTAAGTCTAAAATTGCCTATCATCGTGCAGCAGATTTATCGGCGGACCTCTATCTTCTGGAACAAGGACTATCCGATGCCAAATGCGGACATTTAAGTGATGCAGATGTACGACCTCTGCGACACATGGTGGACACCTTTGGATTTAGAACGGTTAGCTTAGACATTCGAGAAAATACTACGGTAGTTAATAGTGTGCTAGCAGAGATATGGCAAGCATTGCACCAAAAAACTCATATAGATTTACCTGATCCAACATCTGAAGAATGGAATAACTGGATTGTTAATCAATTAACGCAACCTCTACGTGTAGTTCCTCGTTTCGATAATTTATCCAAACAAGCGCAATCTACGTTGGCCATGCTCGAACAAGTTAAGTATTTCCAAAACAAACTAGATCGAAAAGCATTTGGTGTATGCGTATTAAGTATGACGCAAACCGCAACGGATGTGCTGGGTGTATATCTATTAGCAAAGTATGTAGGACTATTTACTGATTCTGATGGACTTGAAGCATGTCGCATTATGATTGTGCCACTGCTAGAGACTATTGATGATCTTGAAAACGGCCCAGCTGTATTAGAAGAACTTTTAGAACATGCATTTGTGCGACGCACGATTAAAAAATTCGGTGGCTCACAAGAGGTTATGGTGGGTTACTCAGATTCTAACAAAGATGGCGGCTTTCTTACCTCTAACTGGATTATCAGCAAAGCTCAATCAGAAATACATGCAGCTGGTGAAAAACATAAAGTACCGATTTCATTTTTCCATGGTCGTGGCGGCTCGGTGAGTCGTGGCGGTGCGCCGAGTGGTCGTGCGATTGCCGCGCAACCGGTTGGCACTATTGATGGCCGTATGCGAGTTACCGAACAAGGTGAAGTGGTTTCATATAAATACGCAAACCGTGGCTTTGCTGAAGAACAAATGGAAATTTTGGCTTCCAGTGTCATCACGCACTCACTTATGTCCGGCAAAGACCCTGCATACCAAAGCAATTCAGAATTAGATGAAGTGCTAGAAGCGCTTTCTGGAACCGCCTATGTCGCGTATCGAAAATTAATTGAGCACCCGGGTTTAGTCGACTTTTATCAGCAAGCCAGTCCAGTTGAAGAATTAACCTTAATGAAAATTGGTTCGCGCCCTGCGCGACGCTTTGGTGCAGCCTCTCTAGATGATCTACGCGCTATTCCTTGGGTATTTGCATGGACGCAAAATAGACTGCTAGTCCCTGGCTGGTATGGAGTAGGTAGCAGCTTAGAGCAAATCATCAAGATACGTGGTGAACTCGGCACAGATCTCCTTAATAAAATGTACGAGAAACACCCGCTGTTTAAATTAATATTAGACGGTGCTGAAAAAACACTTTTACTAGTAGATATGGAAGTTGCTGAGAAGTATTGCGAACTGGTTACAAACGAAGAACATCGAACTCAGATATTCTCTGACATAAAAGAAGAATATGAACTGACGAAGAATAATATATTAAAAATTACTGGCGAAGACCAGCTCTGTGATCGCTTCCCTAATTTTAAACGCCACTTCTATCGACGCATCGAATCACTCAATCAAGTGGGTATTGAACAGGTAGAACTAGTGAAGAAATTTCGAAGCGAAGGCGATGAAATCCAAAATATAGAAGACGTGTTAGTTCCACTATTGTTATCCATTAACTGCGTAGCAGCGGGGATAGGCAGTACTGGTTAA
- a CDS encoding methylenetetrahydrofolate dehydrogenase has protein sequence MKKLLYHFDTDAIPSVFDSVVAYDGGADHVTQLGGVNEENCGGLVEGAIYTRAPKDKKNTAIFVGGSDLIEGQRLFQLVHDQFFQNFRVSVMLDSNGCNTTSAAGVALLSKATNLQDKTAVVLAGTGPVGQRAAVLLAKSGAKVRLTSRKQSRSVEACDEMRERFGVVMTPMQASDDESIQAAMDGAHVVFGAAKAGIQLLNAKQWQDHPTLELIADVGTSKILGFEGIDVMDKDTERHGKRVFGGIGIGALKLKLHRACIAKLFESNDIALDAEAIYKIAQSMA, from the coding sequence ATGAAAAAACTTTTATACCATTTTGATACCGATGCTATACCTAGCGTATTTGACTCAGTCGTCGCTTACGATGGTGGCGCCGATCATGTAACTCAACTAGGTGGCGTCAATGAAGAAAATTGTGGCGGCCTCGTAGAAGGTGCAATCTATACACGTGCCCCAAAAGACAAAAAGAATACTGCAATTTTTGTAGGGGGCAGTGATCTAATTGAAGGTCAAAGGCTTTTTCAACTAGTACATGATCAGTTTTTTCAAAACTTCCGTGTATCGGTTATGTTAGACAGCAATGGTTGCAATACCACCTCAGCAGCAGGCGTTGCGCTGTTGAGCAAAGCAACTAATTTGCAAGACAAAACTGCAGTAGTGCTCGCTGGCACCGGTCCGGTAGGGCAGCGTGCAGCAGTGTTACTCGCTAAAAGTGGCGCTAAGGTTCGGCTTACCTCCCGCAAACAGTCCCGCTCAGTGGAAGCCTGTGATGAAATGCGCGAGCGCTTTGGCGTTGTAATGACGCCTATGCAAGCCAGTGACGATGAATCCATACAAGCTGCAATGGATGGCGCCCATGTCGTATTTGGCGCAGCAAAAGCGGGAATTCAATTACTCAATGCTAAACAGTGGCAAGATCATCCTACTTTAGAACTGATTGCGGATGTAGGCACCTCTAAAATTCTAGGATTTGAAGGCATTGATGTGATGGATAAAGATACTGAACGCCATGGCAAGCGAGTGTTTGGTGGCATCGGCATTGGAGCACTAAAACTAAAACTGCACCGTGCATGCATTGCTAAACTATTCGAATCAAATGATATTGCATTGGATGCAGAAGCTATTTATAAAATAGCTCAGAGCATGGCTTAA
- a CDS encoding D-glycerate dehydrogenase, with protein sequence MSKLKVIVSRAWPEEVQATLREKYDVTLNENDVAMSKDEMKEALANCDAFLPTVTDPVDAEVLSAEPLRAKFIGNFGVGFNHIDLDAAKARGLTVTNTPEVLTACTADIAMTLMLTVARRTSEGERELRSKSWAGWRPTHLLATKVTGKTLGLIGMGRIAQAMAQRAHHGFGMKIIFSDPYPPPADVIKKYNAQQVDSIDEVLANSDFVSIHCPGGKDTYHLLNKESLAKMKPSAFLINSARGDVIDNDALIEALKSGVIAGAGLDVFEGEPALDERFLELENAVLLPHLGSASIETRVAMGNRVLENLEAFEAGETPRDKLV encoded by the coding sequence ATGAGCAAATTAAAAGTAATCGTTTCACGCGCCTGGCCTGAAGAAGTTCAAGCCACGTTACGAGAAAAATATGACGTAACGTTGAATGAAAATGACGTGGCCATGTCCAAAGATGAAATGAAAGAAGCATTAGCTAACTGTGATGCATTTTTACCAACTGTAACTGATCCAGTAGATGCAGAAGTACTCAGTGCAGAACCATTACGCGCAAAGTTCATTGGTAACTTTGGTGTTGGTTTTAACCACATCGATTTAGATGCTGCCAAAGCACGCGGCTTAACCGTTACTAATACACCTGAAGTATTAACTGCTTGTACTGCGGATATTGCAATGACTTTGATGTTAACGGTTGCACGTCGCACCAGTGAAGGCGAAAGAGAATTACGCTCTAAGTCTTGGGCTGGATGGCGCCCTACTCACTTGTTAGCCACCAAAGTCACTGGCAAGACATTAGGTTTAATTGGCATGGGACGTATTGCACAAGCCATGGCACAACGCGCGCATCATGGCTTCGGTATGAAAATCATTTTTTCTGATCCTTACCCACCTCCTGCTGACGTAATTAAGAAGTACAATGCGCAACAAGTAGACTCGATAGATGAAGTATTAGCCAATTCTGATTTTGTTTCTATTCACTGCCCAGGCGGAAAAGATACTTACCATCTATTAAATAAAGAAAGCCTTGCGAAAATGAAGCCTTCTGCATTTTTAATCAACTCTGCTCGTGGAGATGTAATTGATAATGATGCACTCATCGAAGCTCTTAAGAGTGGTGTAATTGCAGGTGCAGGCCTTGATGTTTTTGAAGGAGAACCCGCGTTAGATGAGCGTTTTCTAGAACTTGAGAATGCTGTTCTACTTCCGCACTTAGGTAGTGCCTCTATCGAGACACGCGTAGCCATGGGCAATCGAGTGCTTGAGAACCTAGAGGCATTTGAAGCAGGCGAAACTCCACGAGATAAGCTCGTATAA
- a CDS encoding OsmC family peroxiredoxin, protein MSQATVKTAVDSLAAAITDNPKSAQLKYRAEVIWDGDVHCTSQVRNLPPVPVDEPAAFGGGDAAQSPGDLILTALGTCQGIMYAALASAMGIELTSYKVKLEGNLDLHGLFGMGADKGIPPGFQDLSFESIIESPASDEELRQLVDAVEAQCPILDTLVRSIPVTGTATINGKPGYIAAKAA, encoded by the coding sequence ATGTCACAAGCAACCGTAAAAACCGCTGTCGATAGTTTAGCGGCAGCAATCACTGATAATCCAAAATCTGCACAATTAAAATATCGTGCAGAAGTAATTTGGGATGGCGATGTTCACTGCACATCACAAGTTCGAAATTTGCCGCCTGTTCCAGTTGATGAGCCTGCAGCTTTTGGTGGAGGTGATGCTGCACAAAGTCCTGGAGATTTAATTCTTACCGCTTTGGGTACCTGCCAAGGGATTATGTATGCAGCTTTAGCCTCTGCAATGGGAATTGAATTAACATCATATAAAGTAAAGCTTGAAGGTAACCTAGATTTGCATGGCTTATTTGGTATGGGTGCGGATAAAGGTATCCCGCCAGGTTTTCAAGATCTTTCTTTTGAATCCATTATTGAAAGTCCAGCAAGCGATGAGGAGCTAAGGCAGCTCGTTGATGCTGTTGAAGCGCAGTGTCCGATTCTAGATACCTTGGTGAGATCTATCCCAGTTACAGGAACAGCAACCATTAATGGTAAACCTGGCTATATCGCCGCAAAAGCAGCATAG
- the argE gene encoding acetylornithine deacetylase, which yields MIEQLIALPSVSSTQAEIDTSNQPVVNSLANWLNDLGFQTEIVANSDSSDSNCPKVNLIASIGDGDDGLVLSGHTDTVNFDQTGWNTDPFKATQVDDKLYGLGTADMKSFLAIAIEAAKEFTNKDFKQRLTIIATADEESTMQGAKTLVQTLETNGQKLGKYCIIGEPTDLTPIHQHKGVMMEAIKIHGQAGHSSDPGLGNNALEGMRVVLNELDQFKQELANKYINHDFVVPIPTLNLGHIHGGDNPNRICGDCELHIDLRPLPGMQIDTLREQLCERVTKITEPLGLKIEFEALFDGVPAFETDKHSKIIQLTKQLSKKKPTSVAFGTEGPYFNAMGMETVVLGPGSIDQAHQQNEYLTLDSINPTIELLKNVIHEVCIK from the coding sequence ATGATCGAGCAGTTAATTGCCCTCCCCTCCGTTAGCAGCACCCAAGCTGAAATTGATACTAGCAATCAGCCTGTCGTCAACAGTCTTGCAAATTGGTTAAATGACTTAGGTTTTCAAACTGAAATTGTTGCTAATTCTGATTCATCAGATTCTAACTGCCCTAAAGTAAATTTAATTGCCAGTATAGGTGATGGCGACGATGGCTTAGTGTTATCCGGTCATACCGACACGGTAAACTTTGACCAAACTGGCTGGAATACCGATCCATTCAAAGCCACTCAAGTAGACGATAAATTATATGGGCTAGGCACAGCGGACATGAAATCTTTCTTGGCTATCGCGATTGAGGCGGCAAAAGAGTTTACCAACAAAGATTTTAAGCAACGCTTAACCATCATTGCCACAGCGGACGAAGAATCCACTATGCAAGGTGCAAAAACGTTAGTTCAAACATTGGAGACTAATGGTCAAAAGCTTGGCAAATATTGCATCATTGGAGAACCTACAGACTTAACTCCTATACACCAACACAAAGGTGTAATGATGGAAGCGATTAAAATTCATGGTCAAGCCGGACATTCTAGTGACCCTGGCTTAGGCAATAATGCATTGGAAGGAATGCGTGTTGTACTTAATGAGCTTGATCAATTCAAACAAGAACTTGCTAATAAATACATCAATCATGACTTTGTTGTACCGATCCCGACCTTAAATTTAGGACACATACATGGTGGCGATAACCCGAACCGAATTTGCGGCGATTGCGAATTACATATTGATCTGCGCCCTTTGCCTGGTATGCAGATTGATACTCTTAGAGAACAACTTTGCGAACGCGTTACAAAAATAACTGAACCACTAGGTTTAAAAATTGAATTTGAAGCTTTATTTGATGGCGTACCTGCTTTTGAGACAGATAAACACTCAAAGATCATTCAACTCACCAAACAATTGAGTAAAAAGAAACCCACAAGCGTTGCTTTCGGAACCGAAGGTCCTTACTTTAATGCAATGGGCATGGAAACCGTTGTATTGGGTCCTGGTTCTATAGACCAGGCTCATCAGCAAAATGAATATTTAACGTTAGATTCAATTAATCCTACGATTGAATTGTTGAAGAATGTGATTCACGAAGTTTGCATTAAATAA
- a CDS encoding malate--CoA ligase subunit beta, with protein MDIHEYQAKEILSECGVGIAAGGLAYSPEQAVYRAKEIGGSKWAIKAQIHSGARGKAGGIKLCSNDEEIWNAADELLGKRLVTHQTGPAGKVVYRLYVEQATDILKELYLALVLDRDKQRVVFVTSTEGGMDIEEVAATKPEAIHKLEVEPAVGLRDFQARELAFALGIKPELTSQAVHTIKGAYRAFRDYDATMVEINPMVITKDDRVLALDAKMGFDDNALFRRPRIAELRDKSQEDPRETAASDRGLSYVGLDGDIGCMINGAGLAMATMDMIKHKGGEPANFLDIGGGASPERVTSAFKLVLDDEKVKAILVNIFAGINRCDWIAEGVVQAFEKLEVKVPVIVRLSGTNVEKGMQILKDSGQPLITADTLDEAAQKAVAERNRVAKG; from the coding sequence GTGGATATCCATGAGTATCAAGCAAAAGAAATATTATCCGAGTGCGGCGTAGGCATAGCAGCAGGTGGACTAGCATATAGCCCTGAACAAGCAGTTTACCGAGCCAAAGAAATTGGTGGCAGCAAATGGGCCATTAAAGCACAAATACACTCTGGTGCTCGCGGCAAAGCTGGCGGTATCAAGCTATGCAGCAATGACGAAGAAATTTGGAATGCAGCGGATGAACTATTAGGCAAACGCTTGGTAACTCACCAAACTGGCCCTGCCGGCAAAGTGGTATATCGACTTTACGTCGAGCAAGCTACGGATATTTTAAAAGAACTTTATTTAGCACTGGTACTTGATCGCGATAAGCAACGTGTTGTTTTTGTAACCTCAACTGAAGGTGGTATGGATATCGAAGAAGTGGCTGCAACCAAGCCTGAAGCGATTCACAAATTAGAAGTTGAGCCTGCAGTAGGTCTGCGTGACTTTCAAGCACGCGAACTTGCTTTCGCATTAGGCATAAAGCCTGAACTTACGAGCCAAGCCGTTCACACAATCAAAGGTGCATATCGTGCATTCCGTGATTACGATGCGACTATGGTTGAAATCAACCCTATGGTCATTACTAAAGATGATCGCGTATTAGCACTCGATGCAAAAATGGGTTTTGACGACAACGCATTATTCCGCCGTCCACGGATTGCAGAACTGCGTGATAAATCGCAAGAAGATCCTCGCGAAACAGCGGCGTCAGATCGAGGCTTAAGTTATGTAGGCCTAGATGGCGATATCGGTTGCATGATCAATGGTGCCGGTCTTGCTATGGCCACCATGGACATGATTAAGCATAAAGGCGGCGAACCGGCCAACTTCCTAGATATTGGTGGTGGCGCTTCACCAGAACGTGTTACCAGTGCATTCAAATTAGTACTTGATGATGAAAAGGTAAAAGCAATATTAGTTAATATTTTTGCTGGTATTAATCGTTGCGATTGGATCGCCGAAGGTGTTGTACAAGCGTTTGAAAAATTAGAGGTGAAAGTACCGGTTATCGTACGACTTTCTGGCACCAATGTTGAAAAAGGTATGCAAATACTAAAAGACAGCGGTCAACCACTCATTACAGCGGATACTTTAGACGAAGCCGCACAAAAAGCGGTAGCCGAACGCAACCGTGTTGCAAAAGGCTAG